A window of Brettanomyces nanus chromosome 2, complete sequence contains these coding sequences:
- a CDS encoding uncharacterized protein (BUSCO:EOG09340KMP), translated as MPSSPSLGWERLQNVFYRSRPCFELNCTPNSEVDQNSNNVGSFPSSLEDYMVSIGPYASHIALYERSGAHYAKPTRSIDIYLGSGNLVCSLPWLVSIGEIVALGWRSDCSLIVVMRSGKWRIYHKLDGDFDEYDLQSDDDLLDVRFWENGFMARLANNTFTGVLDYDKPKSVSLEMLAPEEQAVELHGWDVISPNANHSVDIMVGINDSVNLLKDSNTSLAKGPYDIVSLPPNKELVALYSHESREITIATADLKRTLNIFKSDNESIPLQLQWCGNDAVIVSYKDEMKLVGPSKDSLDFYLDFPAILHSEPDGLYYLCGNKLSFISRVKPVTLETFKIGSTAPSAILLDAMDLLDQHSPKANENLEIISDFLVEAVDGCIRAAAEEFEPYWQKKLLNAASFGKTTIDLYNSEEFVETCNYLRVLNIVRQPEIGMFITYTQFLTLGAQNLIKILLLHKEHFLCLKLADFLDLPKGDILLNWADCKIKTAGDLNDEQLANIIIKRLAKKRISFASIAEVAYQEGRKVLSIKLLNEEIETAKSIPLLLEMDQDDYALVKAEDDMDVDSILYVLLTLYNKLNVADFFKILDGKPNSTGVFKANLVNMDQNLLYNYYYQDDFIPGLAELDLKNFFDKDSNGGSLEAKRVDLLKASRLLLRSKSTNDDGQRLKDEVKLVEAQDKLHQDEIMPTSRYEPVMKTIERIILVDLRKAIRFQKTHKVPDRQFYHKVVKTLAPIPERRHELYEFATSKKSPIGYEPFYLELLKVGDKRQAAMYVKLCTDISYKARVHCYLKCDDFKSAVEEAAKKKDSDLLEAIKSLTDNQVYLRLIDDSLETITGAGRFG; from the coding sequence ATGCCATCAAGTCCAAGTTTGGGTTGGGAGCGTCTTCAGAATGTGTTTTATCGATCGAGACCTTGCTTTGAGCTCAATTGCACTCCCAATTCAGAAGTAGATCAAAACTCCAACAATGTTGGGTCCTTCCCGTCTTCGTTGGAAGATTACATGGTATCGATTGGTCCTTATGCATCTCACATTGCTCTCTATGAAAGATCTGGGGCTCATTATGCCAAACCAACAAGATCTATCGACATCTATTTGGGGTCCGGTAACCTTGTCTGTTCACTTCCATGGCTTGTTTCTATTGGTGAAATAGTGGCCTTAGGGTGGAGATCCGATTGCTCATTAATTGTGGTGATGAGATCGGGAAAATGGCGTATCTACCATAAACTTGACGGCGATTTTGATGAGTATGACTTGCaatctgatgatgatttgcTAGATGTTCGGTTCTGGGAGAATGGATTCATGGCCAGATTGGCCAACAATACTTTTACAGGTGTTCTTGATTACGATAAACCCAAGTCTGTGAGTCTTGAGATGTTGGCTCCTGAAGAACAGGCGGTTGAATTACATGGTTGGGATGTGATTTCACCCAATGCTAACCATTCTGTCGACATTATGGTGGGTATCAATGACTCTGTTAATCTATTGAAGGATAGCAATACTTCTCTTGCGAAGGGACCCTACGATATCGTGTCGTTACCCCCAAATAAGGAACTTGTGGCACTATATTCGCATGAATCAAGAGAGATTACTATAGCTACTGCCGATTTGAAGAGGACTTTGAACATTTTCAAGAGCGATAACGAATCAATACCTCTACAACTGCAATGGTGCGGTAACGATGCGGTTATAGTTTCATATAAGGATGAAATGAAGTTAGTGGGACCATCAAAGGATTCTCTAGATTTCTATCTAGATTTCCCAGCCATCCTACATTCAGAACCTGATGGCCTTTACTATCTCTGCGGAAATAAGCTTAGTTTTATCTCCAGAGTCAAACCAGTTACCCTTGAAACGTTTAAGATTGGTTCAACTGCACCTTCGGCCATTCTATTGGATGCAATGGACTTGTTGGATCAACATAGTCCCAAAGCCAACGAGAACCTAGAGATCATCAGtgattttcttgttgaagcGGTTGATGGATGTATTCGAGCTGCCGCAGAAGAATTTGAGCCGTATTGGCAGAAAAAGCTACTTAATGCTGCCAGTTTCGGTAAAACCACTATTGATTTGTATAATTCCGAGGAATTTGTCGAGACCTGCAACTATTTGAGGGTTCTAAACATTGTCAGACAGCCAGAGATAGGTATGTTTATTACCTATACGCAGTTTCTAACACTGGGGGCCCAGAATCTTATAAAGATCTTGCTTCTACATAAGGAACATTTCTTATGTCTCAAACTTGCGGACTTTCTTGACTTGCCCAAAGGTGATATCCTTTTGAACTGGGCAGATTGTAAAATCAAAACTGCAGGCgatttgaatgatgaaCAGTTGGccaatatcatcatcaaaagaCTTGCCAAAAAGCGGATCTCGTTTGCGTCGATTGCAGAAGTTGCGTACCAAGAAGGACGAAAAGTTCTTAGTATCAAGCTTCtaaatgaagagattgaaacGGCAAAGTCGATCCCATTACTTCTTGAGATGGATCAAGATGATTATGCGTTAGTTAAAGCAGAGGATGACATGGATGTTGACTCCATCCTTTACGTTCTCCTTACTCTTTACAACAAGTTGAACGTGGcagatttcttcaagatactCGATGGAAAGCCTAACTCTACTGGCGTGTTCAAAGCCAATTTGGTGAATATGGATCAAAATTTATTGTACAATTATTATTATCAGGATGACTTTATACCAGGACTAGCAGAGTTGGATCTTAaaaacttctttgacaaaGACTCCAATGGAGGTTCTCTAGAAGCTAAGCGTGTGGACCTTCTTAAGGCGTCTAGATTACTACTAAGATCGAAATCAACGAATGACGACGGacagagattgaaggaCGAAGTGAAATTGGTGGAAGCTCAAGATAAGCTTCATCAGGATGAGATCATGCCCACAAGCAGGTATGAACCCGTTATGAAAACCATTGAGAGAATTATCTTGGTGGATTTACGAAAGGCCATCCGGTTCCAGAAAACGCATAAAGTTCCAGATAGACAGTTCTACCATAAAGTAGTGAAAACCTTGGCACCTATTCCAGAGAGAAGACATGAATTGTACGAATTTGCAACGTCAAAGAAGTCCCCGATTGGTTACGAACCTTTCTATTTGGAACTGCTTAAAGTTGGTGACAAACGACAAGCCGCTATGTACGTAAAGCTATGCACAGACATCTCATATAAAGCCAGAGTGCACTGCTATCTCAAGTGCGACGATTTCAAAAGtgctgttgaagaagcagccaaaaagaaggattcGGATTTGTTGGAGGCGATCAAGTCTCTCACAGATAATCAGGTATATCTAAGGTTAATTGACGATAGTCTGGAAACCATCACAGGAGCAGGACGATTTGGCTAG
- a CDS encoding uncharacterized protein (BUSCO:EOG09343SOE~EggNog:ENOG41) — protein sequence MHFQSKSLYGGAITVDLPEGLIDASTFRQIPDTQEVYVCHDSKVLSKNDAIIIDLMERVDCSDDSAIDSHLREVCKLNDADQNDSIILEQDRNAHARNFPEDYCGWIVSGEQAKKWGRDETPLVLILALIRLKNVGTDLLVSYNIPFDEKSEIEDLKEVLSGESLAGNLALRRINVAKEVVIRILDTLKVQDWKLFKN from the coding sequence ATGCATTTTCAAAGCAAGTCACTATACGGAGGAGCCATTACGGTTGATTTACCAGAAGGGTTGATTGATGCATCAACGTTCCGTCAAATCCCGGATACTCAAGAGGTGTATGTATGCCATGACTCGAAAGTTTTGAGCAAGAACGATGCCATTATCATCGATCTAATGGAAAGAGTTGATTGTAGCGATGATAGTGCGATTGACTCTCATCTTAGGGAAGTCTGCAAATTGAATGACGCTGATCAGAATGACAGCATTATTTTAGAGCAAGATAGGAATGCCCATGCCAGGAATTTCCCGGAGGATTATTGTGGATGGATTGTTTCCGGGGAACAGGCAAAGAAATGGGGACGGGATGAGACGCCATTAGTTTTAATTTTGGCACTTATAAGACTTAAGAATGTGGGAACAGACCTACTAGTGAGCTACAACATCCCATTCGATGAAAAGAGCGAGATTGAAGACCTTAAGGAGGTTTTGAGCGGAGAAAGTTTGGCAGGAAATCTAGCTCTCAGGAGAATCAATGTGGCGAAAGAGGTCGTAATCAGGATCCTGGACACCCTTAAGGTGCAAGACTGGAAGCTATTTAAGAACTAG
- a CDS encoding uncharacterized protein (MEROPS:MER0000413~BUSCO:EOG09340YYF) produces the protein MSLTLAGLLLFSLIAAVLGIPIDEGSQYLVKGLPGISNIPESLIPTMHAGQLDLSSENNTGLFFWRFSKEETAPTDSLVIWLNGGPGCSSMDGAMMEIGPFRPDSKDSSKLAYNNGTWLDSADLLFIDQPIGTGFAYTEVNFDTELTEASQHIVEFLKEYLRLFPGDATRKVWIAGESYAGQYIPYFADAILKEVKKDGGFKMNIQGLLIGNGWIEPDIQSLSYVPFAMQHNLIDSTNPLMARLLSQHERCQNAINDPQNDEFEKTQCDKVLDVFTRATRVAKNQQDRGTCYNVYDYRKQDSYPACGSNWPEILPSTQNYLNLEQVHKSLNLKHEKEWTECNNRVSSLFSPKKSAKAFDLLPNLLTEVPVMLFNGDKDIICNYMGTEMMIEKLDIGGGQMGFSNESETWDWTYSGNSVGSVRNEMNLTYVRVYNSSHMVPYDLPEVSLGLLDIMYQVVAGNSYHEGVIVTPVHGVDIENTAVESSATSHTLLEVGIVIFAIADIYFIYIYFAGQRPPKSSLIKSTGSKKTKKKRVHWSDGSEESTRSSEDFADKPDENRSMLSSILTRLGYGERRYEDLDGDIEMGDIEEMVSDEDVK, from the coding sequence ATGAGCCTTACACTTGCTGGATTACTGTTGTTCTCGCTAATAGCTGCTGTTTTGGGCATCCCCATTGATGAAGGCTCACAGTACTTAGTTAAAGGCCTTCCTGGTATATCGAATATACCCGAGTCTCTTATTCCTACTATGCACGCAGGCCAATTGGACCTTTCCTCTGAAAACAACACGGGGCTCTTTTTTTGGAGGTTCAGTAAAGAGGAAACGGCTCCTACGGATAGTTTGGTTATTTGGCTTAATGGAGGACCGGGATGTTCGTCTATGGATGGTGCCATGATGGAGATAGGTCCATTTAGACCCGATTCCAAGGACAGTTCGAAGTTGGCTTATAACAACGGAACGTGGCTTGACTCTGCAGACTTATTATTTATTGATCAGCCTATTGGAACGGGATTTGCGTATACAGAGGTCAATTTTGACACGGAGTTAACTGAGGCTTCGCAGCATATAGTGGAATTTTTGAAGGAGTACCTACGTCTATTCCCTGGAGATGCCACCAGGAAGGTGTGGATTGCAGGGGAATCTTATGCGGGTCAATACATTCCATATTTTGCAGATGCCATATTAAAggaagtaaagaaagatggtgGGTTTAAGATGAATATCCAAGGTTTACTCATTGGAAATGGATGGATCGAGCCGGatattcaatctctttcatACGTCCCATTTGCCATGCAGCACAATTTGATAGATAGTACGAATCCTTTGATGGCACGTCTTCTTTCACAGCATGAAAGGTGTCAGAATGCCATTAACGATCCACAAAACGACgagtttgaaaagacaCAATGCGATAAAGTGCTCGACGTATTCACCAGAGCCACTAGAGTGGCCAAAAACCAGCAGGATAGGGGTACTTGCTACAACGTCTACGATTACAGAAAACAAGATAGCTATCCGGCATGTGGAAGTAACTGGCCGGAGATTCTACCGTCTACACAGAATTATTTAAACTTGGAACAAGTCCATAAATCACTCAACTTGAAGCACGAAAAGGAATGGACAGAATGTAACAACCGGGtttcttcacttttttcGCCAAAGAAATCCGCCAAAGCGTTTGATTTACTCCCCAATCTCCTTACGGAGGTTCCAGTGATGCTTTTCAATGGAGACAAGGACATCATATGCAATTATATGGGTacagagatgatgatagaGAAACTCGATATAGGAGGAGGCCAAATGGGCTTTTCCAACGAATCCGAGACTTGGGATTGGACGTACAGCGGGAACTCTGTTGGTTCAGTGCGCAATGAAATGAACCTTACTTATGTGAGAGTCTATAACTCATCACATATGGTTCCGTACGATCTTCCTGAAGTATCACTAGGACTTTTGGATATAATGTACCAAGTGGTAGCTGGAAATAGCTACCACGAGGGAGTTATTGTGACACCAGTGCATGGAGTAGACATTGAGAACACGGCAGTTGAATCATCAGCCACCAGTCATACGCTTTTGGAGGTGGGTATAGTGATATTTGCAATAGCGGATATCTACTTCATCTACATATACTTTGCAGGACAGAGGCCACCTAAGTCATCACTAATAAAGTCAACGGGTTCAAAaaagaccaagaagaagagagttcACTGGTCAGATGGATCGGAAGAAAGTACAAGATCTTCCGAGGACTTTGCGGATAAACCGGATGAGAATAGAAGTATGTTAAGTAGTATATTGACAAGATTAGGGtatggagaaagaaga
- a CDS encoding uncharacterized protein (BUSCO:EOG09344RAA) has product MSDSDEEKTSPYVTLISNDGYSFQITREAAMISGTLRGMLNTSFQESSTNTIKMHELDSQLLEKVVEYLYYNLKYNELVDVPEFDIPTEMALELLVAADFLDV; this is encoded by the coding sequence ATGTCGGATTCTGACGAAGAGAAAACATCTCCTTATGTCACTCTTATCTCTAACGATGGATATAGCTTCCAAATAACGAGAGAAGCAGCAATGATTAGCGGAACTCTTCGAGGAATGCTCAATACATCATTCCAAGAGTCTTCCACAAATACTATCAAGATGCATGAATTGGATTCACAGCTATTGGAGAAGGTGGTGGAGTATTTGTACTACAATCTTAAATATAATGAACTGGTAGATGTTCCTGAGTTCGATATTCCCACTGAGATGGCTTTGGAATTACTTGTGGCTGCTGATTTCTTGGACGTCTGA
- a CDS encoding uncharacterized protein (BUSCO:EOG09341QBH), translating to MLEQRPKTVISIIGTTGVGKSDLGVALAEMFNGEIINADSMQMYKGLPQITNKHPISDRHGIPHHIMNHVDWNEEYHIHRFQKECLAKIAEIHSRGKVPILVGGTHYYLQSVLFVNKTIGTEDGSEEKQLTEAQQRMLDSGSGEQLHELLMKYDPKISMKFHPNDVRRLRRALEVYYKMGKPASQFYKEQQKQQTFRSRLRYTTMFLWLYSGSSELNLRLDKRVDKMMDQGALQELTELYDYYDGLPNPKPKMDTGCFQVIGFKEFLPYLSSRRKDPLDGQDPLFMKCCEEMKLRTRQYAKRQVKWIKNTLIPDLQSEADHDWCHFGKVYVVNASDLSQWHELVEHRAVQIVQEFLKSGGKVNDSVVQVPKELEDQNLIHDKSNKFDETKWVYHTCGVCINKVTGEPLVLVGDQYDIHMKGRRHRRNFKYKSKK from the coding sequence ATGTTAGAACAGCGACCAAAGACAGTGATATCCATAATCGGTACCACCGGAGTAGGAAAGTCTGATCTTGGAGTGGCTTTGGCTGAGATGTTCAATGGAGAGATCATCAATGCAGATTCTATGCAAATGTACAAAGGTCTTCCTCAAATAACTAACAAACACCCGATTTCTGATCGGCATGGTATTCCTCATCATATTATGAATCATGTCGATTGGAATGAGGAGTATCATATCCATAGATTTCAGAAGGAGTGTCTGGCTAAGATAGCTGAAATCCATAGTCGAGGTAAAGTGCCTATTCTGGTTGGAGGTACCCACTACTATTTGCAGAGCGTTTTGTTTGTGAACAAAACCATTGGAACGGAAGATGGTtctgaagagaagcagCTTACAGAAGCTCAGCAGCGGATGCTTGATAGTGGGTCAGGTGAACAATTGCATGAGCTCTTGATGAAGTACGATCCTAAAATCAGTATGAAATTTCACCCTAACGACGTGCGACGACTAAGACGTGCTTTGGAGGTATATTATAAAATGGGGAAACCGGCCAGTCAATTTTATAAGGAGCAGCAAAAGCAGCAGACCTTTAGATCCAGACTTCGATACACTACGAtgtttctttggctttACTCTGGAAGCTCAGAATTGAACTTACGATTGGACAAACGGGTGGATAAGATGATGGATCAGGGAGCATTACAAGAATTGACTGAGTTGTACGATTACTACGATGGGTTACCTAATCCTAAGCCTAAAATGGATACAGGATGTTTTCAGGTGATTGGATTCAAGGAGTTTCTACCCTATTTGAGTAGTAGACGGAAGGACCCTTTGGACGGTCAGGATCCACTTTTCATGAAATGCTGCGAAGAGATGAAACTTCGTACCAGACAGTATGCTAAAAGACAGGTGAAATGGATAAAGAATACTCTTATTCCTGATTTGCAAAGTGAGGCTGATCATGATTGGTGCCACTTCGGTAAGGTATATGTGGTGAATGCGAGTGATTTGAGTCAGTGGCATGAACTTGTTGAGCATAGAGCAGTTCAAATAGTTCAAGAGTTTCTTAAAAGTGGTGGCAAAGTGAACGATTCTGTTGTGCAGGTGCCGAAAGAGCTCGAAGATCAGAATTTGATACATGATAAAAGCAACAAGTTTGATGAAACTAAGTGGGTTTATCATACTTGCGGTGTGTGCATCAATAAAGTAACAGGAGAACCATTGGTGTTGGTGGGAGACCAGTACGATATTCATATGAAGGGTAGAAGGCATAGACGTAACTTTAAGTACAAGAGTAAAAAATAG
- a CDS encoding uncharacterized protein (EggNog:ENOG41), translated as MSVVEPVLEKTADADAAEISSPESRSESLTPSSTSSAISSSANSVSTAATSDADSSESVKKAVKSSSTSSTSSTSSTSSSSSNASTPMASSSSSSSHKSKKKKARTINHATGISTTVPLVGVRIRPTAHSSLNDKVLMAIFEILHDDDSDCKGMTVKHICDILIKKHPEMANLSSKTSNLVSAKLNAYVKRIEKGDKSMKYALSRVWANTSPRRMVYVYRGVLAEGYPEYVQLAIDKLRSEEAIRAAIEDSESPARSPKSSPFDAGDRNPPLAPGIGVSGYPQVVSPSGLQLKRQSPFKDTSFRLPQFSVPYSSAPVTASLNTTNVPELGRPSVSDYHTINSWLTLANNNSSDSENDDDDDDNNSNDEANDTLDSVVGFNPSYRRSLSGVPPSTLDKRSKSMSFIQSKRPKTSHITAAAATPRIPRKQSIAGSPSAAAAVAALRASALNNFGSPVESVNSITSSIMSDTSVEPSISMKWLETVRSGFLNQDIESPEDVSLAELDGMFA; from the coding sequence ATGTCTGTTGTTGAACCAGTCCTTGAAAAGACTGCTGATGCAGACGCTGCCGAGATTTCTTCCCCTGAAAGTCGAAGTGAGAGTCTGactccttcttctacttCCAGTGCTATCAGCAGTAGTGCTAACAGTGTTTCCACTGCTGCGACTTCTGATGCCGATTCTTCAGAGTCGGTAAAGAAAGCTGTCAAATCTTCATCGACGTCATCGACGTCTTCGACCTCCTCgacctcctcttcctcttccaatgcCTCTACCCCTATggcttcctcttcttcttcctcttctcaCAAAtctaagaagaagaaagctcGAACTATCAATCACGCTACCGGTATTTCTACTACCGTTCCATTAGTTGGTGTTCGTATCAGACCAACGGCTCATAGTTCATTGAACGATAAAGTTCTCATGGCTATCTTTGAGATCTTacatgatgatgattctgattGTAAAGGTATGACAGTTAAGCATATTTGTGATATTCTCATCAAGAAACACCCTGAAATGGCCAACCTGTCCTCGAAAACATCCAATCTGGTTTCTGCCAAGTTGAACGCTTACGTTAAGAGGATCGAGAAGGGTGATAAGAGTATGAAATATGCTCTTTCTCGTGTCTGGGCAAACACTTCTCCTAGAAGAATGGTTTACGTCTATCGTGGTGTTCTTGCTGAAGGTTATCCCGAGTATGTTCAACTTGCGATTGATAAACTGCGTTCCGAGGAGGCCATTAGAGCTGCGATTGAGGACTCTGAATCGCCTGCTCGGTCTCCTAAGTCTTCTCCCTTCGATGCAGGTGATAGAAACCCTCCTTTGGCTCCAGGAATTGGCGTCTCGGGCTATCCACAGGTGGTTTCACCTTCTGGTCTGCAATTGAAACGTCAATCTCCTTTCAAAGACACTTCCTTCCGCCTACCCCAGTTTTCTGTGCCTTATTCTTCCGCTCCCGTTACTGCTTCTCTCAATACGACTAATGTTCCTGAACTTGGCAGACCCTCTGTCAGTGATTATCATACTATCAATAGCTGGCTGACTCTGGCTAACAACAACTCGTCCGACTctgagaatgatgatgatgatgatgataataaTAGCAACGATGAAGCGAACGATACTTTGGATTCTGTTGTTGGTTTCAACCCATCGTATCGGCGCAGTTTGTCTGGCGTGCCTCCTTCTACCTTGGATAAACGTTCGAAGTCGATGAGTTTTATCCAATCAAAAAGACCCAAAACTTCCCATATAacagctgctgctgccacACCTAGAATCCCCAGAAAGCAGTCAATTGCAGGCTCTCCCAGTGCAGCCGCTGCCGTTGCAGCTTTGCGTGCGTCCGCCTTGAACAATTTTGGAAGTCCAGTGGAATCCGTTAATTCCATTACTAGTTCCATTATGAGCGATACTTCAGTGGAACCATCGATTAGTATGAAGTGGTTGGAGACCGTTAGATCTGGCTTTTTGAATCAAGATATTGAGAGTCCAGAGGATGTCTCATTGGCAGAATTGGATGGTATGTTTGCTTGA
- a CDS encoding uncharacterized protein (BUSCO:EOG09340WA2): MGDTSRTKEVKEEKEDIEATEATVPASSSATPTPPVIAVDPTLDRKTLFIRSIPSEATKDELSEFFSQFVPVKHSIIVLDKERKSRGFGFVSFPTEDDALTALDKAKKTKFQKKLLNIDIAKRRERKVQEDEPVEPVKMIFKRKETTIMEKTAKVIVRNMPWSVRDPEVLVKIFEKYGKVKEAHIPRKKDGKMTGFAFVTMNKHTTALKAVKECKDLEIEDRKVVVDLAVDKKRWEEEEEKEKEEEEEEENDEDEEEKNDEDEEENSDEVNSGSEETNDEANSDSEETNDEVNSDSEEINFNPEIKEPHAPKNRQERYSIFIRNLPYDVTKETLEEHFKQLGPIKYALPVMDKSTGLARGTAFVAFAANQPYEECLLNAPVVPKDSVLLPDDVSPFYVFEGRVMQIAAAVDRESAAKLSERHAEARLELMGREPRERDKRKLFLLNEGRIAPGSKLAQLLSPTDMEIRDRSYDLRVKQLTSNPSLHLSMTRLAIRNIPRAMNEKALKALGRKAFVEYATEVKAGKRHGLNKEELDRSTKHTEYMNEKLGMKPGEKVKSKHGIVTQAKIINEIKGSGEYGRSRGYGFLELKDHRTALMALRWLNAHEVTSDEILSSLTDDQRKIAEKEKLIKKKRLVVEFAIENANVIKRRIEQVLRSRKRSQEDRGERKREGDEEYGGDRKRRFGSDRGRGGDRGDRGRGGYRGRGGYRGRGDDRERGGDRGRGGYRGRGGDRGRGGDRGRGGYRGRGGDRGRGGYRGRGGDRERGGYRGRGGDRERGGYRGGRGGDRGRGGYRGRGGDRERGGFRGRGGRDRYDHHYGDHSHNEFHKSSKRFERKQQRGAES; encoded by the exons ATGG GGGACACCAGTAGAACgaaggaggtgaaggaagaaaaagaagacaTTGAAGCTACTGAGGCTACTgttcctgcttcttcttctgctactCCTACTCCTCCAGTTATAGCTGTGGATCCCACTTTAGATAGAAAGACATTATTCATTAGATCTATTCCTAGTGAAGCGACAAAGGACGAACTATCAGAGTTTTTTTCACAATTTGTTCCTGTCAAGCATTCCATCATTGTGCTAGATAAAGAACGGAAATCACGTGGATTTGGTTTCGTTTCTTTCCCcacagaagatgatgcatTGACAGCTCTAGATAAAGCTAAGAAGACCAAGTTTCAGAAAAAACTACTTAATATAGACATagccaaaagaagagaaagaaaggttcaagaagatgaaccTGTGGAACCtgtgaagatgattttcaagagaaaagagactACAATTATGGAAAAGACTGCCAAAGTTATTGTGAGAAATATGCCGTGGTCCGTTAGAGATCCAGAAGTGTTGGtgaagatctttgagaAATATGGTAAAGTGAAAGAAGCCCAtattccaagaaagaaggatggAAAGATGACTGGGTTTGCTTTTGTGACGATGAATAAGCACACTACTGCTTTGAAGGCCGTTAAGGAGTGTAAGGACTTGGAAATTGAGGATCGAAAAGTGGTGGTTGATCTTGCTGtcgataagaagagatgggaagaggaggaggagaaggagaaggaggaggaggaagaggaggagaacgatgaggatgaggaggagaagaacgatgaggatgaggaggaGAATAGCGATGAGGTCAATTCGGGCTCTGAAGAAACGAACGATGAGGCCAACTCGGACTCTGAAGAAACGAACGATGAGGTCAATTCGGACTCTGAAgaaatcaatttcaatcCTGAGATAAAAGAACCCCATGCTCCAAAAAATCGTCAAGAGAGATACTCTATCTTTATTCGTAATTTGCCATATGATGTCACAAAGGAGACTCTTGAAGAGCACTTTAAGCAGCTTGGTCCTATTAAATATGCTCTTCCCGTGATGGATAAGAGCACGGGGCTAGCTAGAGGTACAGCCTTTGTTGCTTTCGCAGCCAATCAACCGTATGAAGAGTGCTTGTTGAATGCACCTGTCGTTCCTAAGGATTCTGTGTTATTGCCGGATGATGTTTCACCATTTTATGTGTTTGAAGGACGAGTTATGCAAatagctgctgctgttgacAGAGAATCTGCGGCTAAACTTTCAGAAAGACATGCTGAAGCCAGGCTGGAGTTGATGGGTAGAGAACCACGTGAAAGAGACAAGAGAAAGTTATTCTTGCTCAATGAAGGTAGAATTGCCCCAGGTTCCAAGTTAGCTCAGCTATTATCACCTACAGATATGGAGATTAGAGATAGATCTTATGACTTGCGTGTGAAGCAGCTTACCAGTAATCCAagtcttcatctttccatGACTAGATTGGCTATAAGAAATATTCCTCGGGCTATGAATGAAAAGGCGCTTAAAGCTTTGGGAAGAAAGGCCTTTGTAGAGTATGCTACAGAAGTCAAAGCTGGAAAAAGGCATGGACTCAATAAGGAAGAATTAGATAGATCGACAAAGCATACGGAATATATGAACGAGAAATTAGGCATGAAGCCGGgagagaaggtgaagagtAAGCATGGAATTGTGACACAGGCCAAGATTATTAACGAGATTAAGGGCAGTGGAGAGTATGGACGATCAAGAGGATATGGATTTTTGGAGCTAAAGGATCATAGAACGGCATTGATGGCATTAAGATGGTTAAATGCCCATGAAGTGACATCGGATGAAATTCTTTCGAGCCTAACTGACGACCAAAGGAAGATcgcagagaaagagaagcttattaaaaagaagagacttgttgttgaatttgCCATTGAGAATGCCAATGTTattaagagaagaatagagCAGGTTCTTAGAAGTAGAAAACGAAGTCAGGAAGATCgtggagaaagaaaaagagaggGAGATGAGGAATACGGAGGAGATAGAAAGAGGAGATTTGGAAGTGATAGAGGAAGGGGTGGTGATAGAGGTGacagaggaagaggtggctacagaggaagaggtggctacagaggaagaggagacgatagagaaagaggaggtgacagaggaagaggtggctacagaggaagaggcGGCGATAGAGGTAGAGGAGGTGATAGAGGAAGAGGTGGCtacagaggaagaggaggtgacagaggaagaggtggctacagaggaagaggaggtgatagagaaagaggtggttacagaggaagaggaggtgatagagaaagaggtggTTACCGCGGTGGAAGAGGTGGTGATAGAGGAAGAGGTGGCtacagaggaagaggcGGCgatagagaaagaggtggcttcagaggaagaggtggaagagATCGTTACGACCATCATTACGGTGATCATTCTCATAACGAATTCCACAAAAGCTCAAAAAGGTTTGAGAGAAAGCAGCAAAGAGGGGCTGAAAGTTAG